A region of Pieris rapae chromosome 20, ilPieRapa1.1, whole genome shotgun sequence DNA encodes the following proteins:
- the LOC110995007 gene encoding uncharacterized protein LOC110995007 codes for MGTKVVIVLSLLGIAEHSVKSENIVTKTVADNISAESVSRLYRNGPVGVYAGAAPYAAYSFHVPSVIAPNNIPVKEETILVQNTNGFLKDSYGNKYLQTPQALAYRTTFPRQYVQLQNLPAHLSQPLVSPSSQFKQLTPHFFSSSQYNLQGVQALPQTTLSRYTIQQQPHAYGNIQTLAPNSILYNQYQHQAAQPQSTGNKNVYANAPATENSNNIQTDTKFQRLQQGGQGNFHNIDKNPSFQHSAQTDNLQKLQQAPKQTTITTLSNGQKISLNLVTKPPLPLLDLNLLQPLTFANPVVPQVQHYLPRINEETFHKTPNKNVDEVKTHQMEFVVQNTKSYDSEDKPKNNLNKVTQGNDSAEDNESLNPHTAENESSNEGPEFTYEINSPNYKETYTKQKKHYNKETESEPETYNYETKLEGKPIHYSYEKNTNKKPIVVSYERHIEKVPVHHSYEEHTEKKPIHYTYFRTIKEPIHYTTKNSQSPKHLVYTIKPEEQDRFEENKGSRHHTRENSEANSEESDENRKIQDYDDRNKEKNHGHHVRYVESTEDTHQFKPEDKNVQYYHTKNQQDPNIVKHYHVPQLFINHVHKNVAPKQREQEHFQPVLPEYEENTKHFHKGNDKIRVDPNQHIQSSRNSPPPQNHPVTYEYIRSHYSAAPIVKGNPKPAQNEPAEEEKEPEGTYKTQENSEENFEKSYKDAAYGFAAYDSPHDDSERDIYNPESYGAPRYYSEYNIDKSPFKQYESEGDDFPKTTRSNYKDERDKIHEDYFLDYAVSKPTSLRDSFRHKESYYKMFKNNKPESYYHNEDDVKKQNAKYTVPTYEFYAPKQRHHGANQKSNPHVYEHNYSSDEPRDASAYATRPLHRYKSKTQFVEPQFQYGFEPISLPQLLDSELAAMASNNNPKTEKQGTRKKIYKENVYIKKTSTKGGKKISR; via the exons ATGGGGACaaag gTAGTTATAGTTCTGTCTTTGCTGGGAATCGCTGAACATTCTGTAAAGTCGGAGAATATCGTGACAAAAACCGTAGCAGACAATATTAGTGCGGAAAGTGTATCCCGACTTTACCGAAACGGTCCTGTGGGTGTTTACGCCGGTGCTGCCCCCTATGCCGCGTATTCGTTTCACGTGCCCTCAGTGATTGCACCGAATAATATCCCAGTTAAGGAAGAAACTATTCTCGTACAGAATACAAATGGATTTTTGAAAGATTCTTatggaaacaaatatttacagacACCACAAGCTCTGGCGTATAGAACAACTTTTCCGAGGCAATATGTGCAATTGCAAAATCTACCAGCCCATCTAAGCCAGCCACTGGTATCACCCAGCAGTCAGTTCAAGCAGCTGACACCACATTTCTTCTCATCATCTCAGTATAATTTGCAAGGTGTACAGGCGTTACCACAAACAACCCTTAGTCGATACACTATACAACAACAGCCGCATGCTTATGGTAACATACAAACGTTGGCTCCCAATTCGATACTATATAATCAGTATCAACACCAAGCTGCTCAACCTCAGTCAACTggtaacaaaaatgtatacgcTAATGCACCTGCCACagaaaattcaaacaatattCAGACTGATACCAAATTTCAGCGCTTACAGCAAGGAGGCCAGGGGAATTTTCACAACATAGATAAAAATCCATCTTTTCAACACTCGGCACAAActgataatttacaaaaactgcAGCAGGCACCAAAGCAAACAACTATTACAACATTGTCTAATGGCCAAAAGATATCCCTTAATTTGGTAACAAAACCACCTCTTCCTCTATTGgatttaaatcttttacaaCCCCTAACATTTGCAAATCCTGTGGTACCTCAAGTGCAGCACTACTTACCTAGGATAAACGAAGAAACGTTTCACAAGACTCCAAATAAAAACGTAGACGAAGTCAAAACTCATCAAATGGAATTTGTTGTACAGAATACGAAATCTTATGACAGTGAAGATAAacccaaaaataatttaaataaggtgACACAGGGTAATGACTCTGCTGAAGATAACGAAAGCTTAAATCCACACACTGCAGAGAATGAGTCTTCTAATGAGGGTCCCGAATTTACTTACGAAATTAATTCTCCGAATTACAAGGAAACGTATACGAAACAAAAAAAGCATTACAATAAAGAAACTGAGTCTGAGCCTGAAACTTACAACTATGAAACTAAATTAGAAGGTAAGCCAATACATTAtagttatgaaaaaaatactaacaagAAGCCAATTGTTGTTAGTTATGAACGTCATATAGAAAAGGTCCCAGTTCATCATTCTTATGAGGAACATACAGAAAAGAAGCCTATTCACTATACTTATTTTAGAACTATCAAGGAACCCATTCATTATACTACTAAAAATTCTCAGAGTCCCAAACATTTAGTGTATACTATCAAACCAGAGGAACAAGACCGCTTTGAAGAAAACAAAGGATCTCGCCATCATACTAGGGAAAACTCCGAAGCTAACTCTGAGGAGTCTGATGAAAATAGGAAGATTCAAGATTATGATGATAGGAACAAGGAGAAAAATCACGGCCATCATGTACGTTATGTAGAATCTACTGAAGATACCCATCAATTTAAACCAGAAGACAAGAATGTCCAGTATTACCATACTAAAAATCAACAAGATCCCAATATTGTAAAACACTACCACGTACcacagttatttattaatcacgTACATAAAAATGTCGCTCCAAAGCAACGTGAACAGGAACACTTTCAACCAGTACTTCCTGAATATGAAGAAAACACGAAACATTTTCATAAAGGCAATGACAAAATAAGGGTAGATCCTAACCAACACATTCAATCGTCAAGAAATTCTCCTCCACCTCAAAACCACCCAGTGACCTACGAATATATACGATCCCACTATTCTGCAGCGCCAATCGTGAAAGGAAACCCTAAACCAGCACAAAATGAACCAGCTGAGGAAGAAAAGGAACCAGAAGGTACTTATAAAACACAAGAAAATAGTGAAGAAAATTTCGAAAAGAGTTACAAAGACGCTGCCTATGGTTTCGCTGCATATGATTCCCCACATGATGATTCTGAAAGAGACATCTATAATCCGGAATCGTATGGTGCACCCCGTTATTATTCTGAGTACAATATAGATAAGAGTCCATTTAAACAATACGAAAGTGAAGGGGATGATTTCCCAAAAACTACAAGATCAAATTACAAGGACGAGAGGGACAAAATACatgaagattattttttagattacgCAGTCAGTAAACCGACCAGCCTTCGAGATAGTTTCAGACATAAAGagagttattataaaatgttcaaaaataataaacccgAAAGTTACTACCATAACGAAGATGACGTCAAAAAGCAGAACGCGAAATACACTGTTCCGACTTATGAATTTTATGCGCCGAAACAAAGGCATCACGGCGCAAACCAGAAATCAAATCCTCATGTATATGAACACAATTATTCGAGTGACGAACCCCGAGATGCATCAGCTTATGCAACCCGACCTCTACATAGGTATAAGAGCAAAACCCAATTTGTAGAACCACAGTTTCAGTATGGCTTTGAACCTATATCTCTACCACAACTGTTAGACAGCGAGTTAGCAGCGATGGCTTCTAATAATAATCCTAAAACCGAGAAACAAGGAACGCggaaaaagatttacaaagaaaatgtctatattaaaaaaactagcaCGAAAGGTGGAAAGAAAATAAGTcgataa